CCGCGCCGAAGGAGGAGTCGGGGATCTTGTCGAGATAGAGCCGTGCCGAGTCCGCATCCTGTTGCTGCAAGGCCATGCGGGCGAGCGAGAGGTTCGCATAGACGGAATAGGCGCCGTTCAGACCGGAAGAAAACCGCCAGATGGCCGCCGCATCCTCCAGTTTGCCCTGCTGCATGAGCATCCAGGCCTGGATATTGTAGTGGCCGGACCGGTCCTGGCTCCCTTCGATCGGGATCGAAACCAGACCGAGGCAAAGCAGGGTCGTGACTCCCGGCCCTACGACGGACGGCCAGGACCAATCCTGCCAGGCATCGTACAGCTTTGCCAGCGTGAACGAAGCAAAGATGATCAGGATGACGAGCAGCGGCAACCGATAGCGGCCGATCATGGGAAACCAGAGCAGGGTCGAGGCATACAGGCCGCCAAGGAGCATCAAGCTCCACCGGCCCATGTCGCGGTCGGCATGCCACACCATCTCCGCGAGCCCAAGTGGCGCCAAGAGGAAAAAGCCGAGGAACGGGATCTGAAAGAACAGCGCGGATTCCCCAAGCACCGTCCAATCGTAGTGATCGCCTGCCTCAAACCGATTGAACAGGGCAAGCGCCCGTTGCCCGATCTTGGCCAGAAAGTCCGACGGATGCTCCCGGGCGTAGGCGACGACGGTTCCGATCCAAAATCGCTCGGCTTCCTGATAGGACAGCATCCGCCCCGTTCGCCGGCTGGCCTCGATGCGATAGTGCGTCTCCGCTTCCGACGGCAACGCCGAGGCGAAGGGGGCCGGTTGGAAGTAGGGAGTCGGATTGGCCGGGTTGTTGCCGATGTACAGGTTGAATCCTGCCTGATGGGTCGTCAAGGCCAGCTCGCCCGCCACCAGATAATTTCGAAGGGCGAAGGGAGCGAGGACGAGGAGGTATCCGGCCAACAGCGAGGCGGCGATGCGAACTGGCTGCCGCATGCTTCCACCCACTCGCCATGAGGCATAGAGCGTGAGGCCCAGCATCAAAGGCAGCAGCGCGAGCGTATTCTCGCGGGTGGCGGCCAGGAGCCCGGCGGCCAATCCGGTGAGGAGGGCGGAGCGGCCCGATGAAGTCTTAAGCAATCGGACAACACAAAGGAGCGTCAGGGAGAACAGAAAGACGGCCAGCGCCGATTTCAACGGCACGACACTATAGAGGATGAACGGTTCGCAAAAGGCCGCCAGGAACCCCGCGATCAGGCCGATCCGCCGATCGCCCAAGTGGAATCCCACCCGGTAGATCACGAAGCAGGTGGCGACCCCGAGGAGAACATTCAAGAGGCGGATATAGACCGGGTCCGGCCCGAAGAGTTTGTAGAGGATCGCGATGACATAGGCGGGGAGCGGCGAGAAACCATAAACCGAGGTGGATTGGACCGTGCCGGCGGCGAGGTCACTCGCCCACTGATGGTAGACCAATTCGTCCGTCACCAGCACCCCGGCATAGCCGGTTCCCAGCAGCGAGACCAGCGCCAATAGACGGACAACCAAGGCGGTCAGCAACAGTGCCACGATCGGCAGGGTCGAGGAATGGTCCTGTGCAGATGCGTTGGCTTCGGCGGCCGACAGGAGCGGAAGGTCTTTCTTGATCACCATCGTGTCCATCGTACGAGCGGCCGGAACGAACATCGACCGGTTCTCGCACGACACCGATGATAGCGGAAGAAATCTGGGAGGCAAGCAGACCGGCGTTTCCGAACGGCCTTTCTTGCGCGCCCCGGTCCAGCTTGACCGAGGTGTTTGAGGGCGCTAGAGTGACCTCGATGGTACGGCTGGTCTGGATTGCCTTGCTTCTGTCCACTGTCACAGCTCCCGCCTGGGCGGAGGATGGGGCTCGCCTTCAGGATTCCCGGCGGACAGCTGAAATCACTCGACAGCTCGACCTCGAATCCGGAATAGCAGCGCTCAATCGTCTGTTCTCGGCGGCAGATCGCTATCTACAGGAGCACTTCGAGATCGATGGAGAGTACCGCGCCGATTCATTGAGCGAAGGCGGGGCCGGCCGATTCCATTTCAAGTGGTATCCGGATGGCAAGAGCCGTTCCTCCGAAGGGTTTGAGACCGATGCCAGGTTCGAAGCCTTGCCGCATCAGTTCTCGTTTCGCTTCCGGTTCTCCGAGCCGCGCCCCCAGGACGAATCCTCCGGAGGCGACATCTTGTAGCCGCACGTTCATCTGCCCTTCGAGCCCGCTTTGCTCTTTGCGATGCCGGGTTTCGTCCATGCCACCCGATCCCGAGGTCAAATTTCACCATTTGGTCCTCACGTCCCCGACCCGATGCTATGATCCTTCCGAGGCGCGCCGTCGAGCTATGTTCATCGCGCGCGGCGGCATGATGATCTGAGACTCGGTAGAGGATGATCCGGCGATTGTCCGCCAAGAAGCTGATGCCCTGGGCCAATTGGCCGGAACAGAAGCTTTTGGATCTGCGGCTGTGCGACCTGGGCTTGACGATCGACGGGGAATTGCTGAACAGGCAGATCCAGCGTCTGTACGACGAACTCGAGGCCAAACAGATCCGGTTCCGCCCTCATTTCTGGCTCTCCGACGAATGGTTCTGTCCCGACGGGGTGCCGGGCATCGCGATCCCCTTCTATCTCGCCCATCCCAGGCTGGCGCGGCTTGAACGGACCTACATGTTGGAAGTGGAAGGAGGCACGCCTGAGTGGTGCATGCGACTCCTTCGCCACGAGACCGGCCATGCGATCGAGAATGCCTATCTCTTGAGACGCCGCAGCCGGCGCCAGGAACTGTTCGGCAAATCTTCCGAACCCTATCCGGATCACTATACGCCGAACCCCTACAGCCGCAGCTTCGTCCAGTATCTGGAGGTCTGGTACGCGCAGAGCCATCCGGACGAGGATTTCGCCGAGACCTTCGCGGTTTGGCTGGACCCCTCGTCGCTCTGGCGCCGGCGTTATGCGGGCTGGCCGGCAATGAAGAAGCTCCAGTACATCGAGGAAGTGATGAAGGAATTGGCGGCAATGCCGCCGAACGTCACGTCGCGACGCCGCATCGATCCGCTCGAACGGCTGAACAAGACCCTGCGCGAGCACTATCTCCAAAAACGGGCCCATTATGACGTGGACCATGCCAAGGCCTATGACATGTGGCTGCTGCGGCTGTTCTCCGCAAAGCCCCGCCGTCCCGGCGGCATGGGCGCGGCCGAGTTCCTGGCCAGCATCAGGGGCGAGGTGCGCCGGACCGTCGCCTTGTGGACGGGCCAATATCAATACACGATCGACCAGGTCATCGAGGACATGATCGAACGGTGCCGGACGCTCAATCTCCGGGTGGCGACGCCGCTGGATCAGGCCAAGCTGGGGTTCACGGTCCTGTTGACCAGGCAGTCGATGAATTACCTGCACAGTGGCCGGCATCGGGTGGCGGTATGAAGAAGCTCCGTGTGCTGGTGCTCATGCACGAAGACCTGGTTCCCCCCGACGAGCTGAACGGGCAGGATCCGGCCGCGGCCGAGTGGAAAACCGAATACGACGTCGTCTCGACTCTGCGCAAGCTGGGCCATGAGGTCCGCCCGCTTGGAGTGAAGAGCGACCTCGGCGTCATTCGAGCGGCCGTGGAGGAGTGGCATCCGCACATCGCGTTCAATCTGCTCGAGGAATTTGACGGCGTGGCCGTCTACGACCAGAACGTCGTCTCCTATCTCGAATTGCTGCGCGTGCCCTATACGGGCTGCAACCCGCGCGGCCTGATGCTGGCGCGGGACAAGAGCCTGTCCAAGAAGCTGCTGTCGTTCCATCGCATTCCCTTTCCGGACTTCGCCGTCTTTCCAATGGGCCGGTCGGTCAAGCGCCCCGCCTATCTGGGCTTTCCGCTGATCGTCAAGTCGGTCACCGAAGAAGCGTCGCTGGGAATCTCCCAGGCCTCCATCGTGAACGACGAGGAAAAGCTGTGCGAGCGCGTGGCCTTCATTCACGAGAGCGTCGGCACGGGCGCGTTGGTGGAACAGTACATCGAAGGGCGCGAGCTGTACGTCGGGGTCATGGGCAACGGCCATCTGCGCGTGCTGCCCGTGTGGGAGCTGGTCATGGACCGGATGCCGGAGGAGGCCTGGCGGATCGCGACCGAGCGGGTGAAGTGGAGCCGGACGTATCAGAACAAGTACGGCATCCGGTCCGGCGAGGCCCGGAATCTTCCCGACGGGATGGAAGAGAAGATTCAGCACCTGGCGCGCCGCGTGTACCGGGCCTTGGGGCTCAGCGGCTACGCCCGGATCGACTTGAGGATGGATCAATCGGGACGGGTGTACGTGCTCGAAGCCAATCCCAACCCACAGATCTCGCGCGATGAGGATTTTGCCGAATCCGCCCTGAAGGCCGACTGGACCTACGGGGACTTGCT
The DNA window shown above is from Nitrospira tepida and carries:
- a CDS encoding glycosyltransferase family 39 protein, which gives rise to MFVPAARTMDTMVIKKDLPLLSAAEANASAQDHSSTLPIVALLLTALVVRLLALVSLLGTGYAGVLVTDELVYHQWASDLAAGTVQSTSVYGFSPLPAYVIAILYKLFGPDPVYIRLLNVLLGVATCFVIYRVGFHLGDRRIGLIAGFLAAFCEPFILYSVVPLKSALAVFLFSLTLLCVVRLLKTSSGRSALLTGLAAGLLAATRENTLALLPLMLGLTLYASWRVGGSMRQPVRIAASLLAGYLLVLAPFALRNYLVAGELALTTHQAGFNLYIGNNPANPTPYFQPAPFASALPSEAETHYRIEASRRTGRMLSYQEAERFWIGTVVAYAREHPSDFLAKIGQRALALFNRFEAGDHYDWTVLGESALFFQIPFLGFFLLAPLGLAEMVWHADRDMGRWSLMLLGGLYASTLLWFPMIGRYRLPLLVILIIFASFTLAKLYDAWQDWSWPSVVGPGVTTLLCLGLVSIPIEGSQDRSGHYNIQAWMLMQQGKLEDAAAIWRFSSGLNGAYSVYANLSLARMALQQQDADSARLYLDKIPDSSFGAAAKYEVLGDLFALTQQPQEAMAAYRRSLEINAGNLSPRKKLLALLSQFDPEQAREEGRRLDEMASFYADLHHPRPGPSPSLQKRSALVR
- a CDS encoding putative zinc-binding metallopeptidase — its product is MIRRLSAKKLMPWANWPEQKLLDLRLCDLGLTIDGELLNRQIQRLYDELEAKQIRFRPHFWLSDEWFCPDGVPGIAIPFYLAHPRLARLERTYMLEVEGGTPEWCMRLLRHETGHAIENAYLLRRRSRRQELFGKSSEPYPDHYTPNPYSRSFVQYLEVWYAQSHPDEDFAETFAVWLDPSSLWRRRYAGWPAMKKLQYIEEVMKELAAMPPNVTSRRRIDPLERLNKTLREHYLQKRAHYDVDHAKAYDMWLLRLFSAKPRRPGGMGAAEFLASIRGEVRRTVALWTGQYQYTIDQVIEDMIERCRTLNLRVATPLDQAKLGFTVLLTRQSMNYLHSGRHRVAV
- a CDS encoding D-alanine--D-alanine ligase family protein — encoded protein: MKKLRVLVLMHEDLVPPDELNGQDPAAAEWKTEYDVVSTLRKLGHEVRPLGVKSDLGVIRAAVEEWHPHIAFNLLEEFDGVAVYDQNVVSYLELLRVPYTGCNPRGLMLARDKSLSKKLLSFHRIPFPDFAVFPMGRSVKRPAYLGFPLIVKSVTEEASLGISQASIVNDEEKLCERVAFIHESVGTGALVEQYIEGRELYVGVMGNGHLRVLPVWELVMDRMPEEAWRIATERVKWSRTYQNKYGIRSGEARNLPDGMEEKIQHLARRVYRALGLSGYARIDLRMDQSGRVYVLEANPNPQISRDEDFAESALKADWTYGDLLQELLNLGLRWCPAKAA